Proteins encoded in a region of the Flammeovirga yaeyamensis genome:
- a CDS encoding IMPACT family protein, with translation MEDAYLTLKGTSEGLFKDKGSKFIALAHHVTTEEKAKEIAKAYRKEYYDARHWCYAYILGPDKAKYRANDDGEPSGSAGLPILGQIMSMNLTDTLVVVVRYFGGTKLGVPGLINAYKTSAAEALQLAEIEEKFVQRTIKITFAYPQMNDVMKVAKKFDLDFGQQFFDELCHIEFLVRESLYPQVKELLEDIDDLIFQEKED, from the coding sequence ATGGAAGATGCATACCTTACCTTAAAAGGTACAAGTGAAGGTCTATTTAAAGATAAAGGAAGTAAGTTTATCGCTTTAGCTCATCATGTGACGACAGAAGAGAAAGCGAAAGAGATTGCGAAAGCTTACAGAAAAGAATATTATGATGCTCGACACTGGTGTTATGCCTACATTTTAGGTCCTGATAAAGCCAAGTATAGAGCCAACGACGATGGGGAACCTTCTGGATCTGCAGGTTTACCTATCTTAGGGCAAATTATGTCGATGAACCTCACGGATACTTTAGTGGTGGTGGTTCGTTATTTTGGTGGCACCAAATTAGGTGTCCCTGGCTTGATTAATGCCTATAAAACATCGGCTGCAGAAGCATTGCAGCTTGCTGAAATCGAAGAAAAGTTTGTTCAACGCACCATTAAAATCACATTTGCTTATCCACAGATGAACGATGTGATGAAAGTGGCGAAGAAATTTGATCTCGATTTTGGTCAACAATTTTTTGATGAATTATGTCATATTGAATTCTTGGTGAGAGAAAGTCTTTATCCTCAAGTAAAAGAACTACTTGAAGATATCGATGACTTGATATTCCAAGAAAAAGAAGATTAA
- a CDS encoding alpha/beta hydrolase family protein → MKKIEFILKAKEEGKRFLADARWSKEGKLPLVLFIHGFKGFKDWGAFDMIADQFADAGYCCIKMNFHSNGTTLDMPFEVVDKEAFAQNNFSKELDDIGMMIDWLHSEECPLNHIDLDKINIIGHSRGGGVVLLKAAEDSRIKKVATLASIPRVDSFNEETMKEWKENGVTYVLNGRTQEQLPLYYQVAEDYYANEGRLDIALNIKKLNIPVMCIHGDEDETVPLQSLHYLKQLQPNIKDIVIKGGSHTFNTKHPWEEQQLSPEMQEAINHVLDHFGE, encoded by the coding sequence ATGAAGAAGATTGAATTTATTCTAAAAGCTAAAGAAGAGGGCAAACGATTCCTTGCAGATGCAAGATGGTCTAAAGAAGGTAAACTACCTTTGGTTTTATTTATCCATGGTTTTAAAGGTTTTAAAGATTGGGGAGCATTTGATATGATCGCCGATCAATTTGCTGATGCCGGTTATTGCTGCATCAAGATGAACTTTCATAGCAATGGCACCACTTTAGACATGCCTTTTGAAGTGGTGGATAAAGAAGCTTTTGCACAGAATAACTTTTCAAAAGAATTAGATGATATCGGTATGATGATCGATTGGTTGCACTCAGAAGAGTGTCCTTTGAATCATATCGACTTAGATAAAATCAATATTATCGGCCACAGCCGTGGCGGAGGTGTTGTTCTATTAAAAGCTGCTGAAGATAGTCGCATTAAGAAAGTAGCTACATTAGCTTCTATTCCAAGAGTAGATAGTTTCAACGAGGAAACGATGAAGGAGTGGAAGGAAAATGGTGTAACTTATGTTTTAAACGGTAGAACACAAGAACAATTGCCATTGTATTATCAAGTAGCAGAAGATTATTACGCCAATGAGGGACGTTTAGATATTGCCTTGAACATCAAAAAGCTAAATATCCCTGTGATGTGTATACATGGTGATGAAGACGAGACAGTACCTCTTCAATCATTGCATTATTTAAAACAGCTTCAACCGAATATCAAAGATATAGTTATTAAAGGAGGATCTCATACATTCAACACCAAGCATCCTTGGGAGGAGCAACAATTATCACCAGAGATGCAAGAGGCAATTAATCATGTATTAGATCACTTTGGGGAGTAG
- a CDS encoding DNA topoisomerase IV subunit B, translating into MAENNNNYDESSIKSLDPREHIRLRPGMYIGKLGDGSAPDDGIYVLVKEVVDNSIDEHMMGFGKQIDVTVEDGSVLVKDYGRGIPLGKVVDCVSKINTGAKYDSNAFQKSVGLNGVGTKAVNALSNYFRVSSVRNGEKKVAEFEAGQITNDLPIAKSNEKNGTTIYFKPDNTIFKNYRFLPDYLDDLFWNYAYLNSGLTLKLNQKSYLSKNGLKDLLERKTNAEQIRYPIIHFRGEDIEFAFTHANQYGENYHSFVNGQNTTQGGTHLSAFREAIVKTVRDFFGKNFDAADIRASIVAAVAVRVQEPVFESQTKTKLGSTHIGPDGPTLRTFVNDFVSKVLDDFLHKNTEVAQALLKRIQQSERERKEIAGVKKIANERAKKANLHNKKLRDCRLHFNDKKGEEESKRNTTLFITEGDSASGSITKSRNVQSQAVFSLRGKPLNSFGLTKKVVYENEEFNLLQHALNIEDGIDGLRYNRIVIATDADVDGMHIRLLILTFFLQFFPDLVEKGHIYILETPLFRVRNKKKTIYCYSEEEKQKAVSELGSKPEITRFKGLGEISPDEFGGFIGDDIRLDPVILSEDSNIKDLLSYYMGKNTMDRQKFIINNLRVEKDEVEAEA; encoded by the coding sequence ATGGCAGAAAACAATAATAATTACGACGAGAGCAGTATTAAGTCACTGGATCCTCGTGAACATATTCGACTTCGCCCAGGTATGTATATCGGTAAATTAGGAGACGGTTCTGCTCCTGATGACGGTATCTATGTCTTGGTGAAAGAAGTAGTAGATAACAGTATTGACGAACACATGATGGGCTTCGGTAAACAGATTGATGTTACCGTTGAGGATGGTTCGGTGTTGGTAAAAGATTACGGTCGTGGTATCCCTTTAGGGAAAGTAGTTGACTGTGTATCTAAGATCAACACGGGTGCCAAATACGATTCTAATGCGTTCCAAAAATCTGTGGGTCTTAATGGTGTTGGTACAAAGGCAGTAAACGCACTTTCTAATTATTTTAGAGTTTCTTCTGTAAGAAATGGAGAAAAGAAGGTGGCTGAGTTTGAAGCAGGTCAGATTACAAATGACTTACCAATTGCCAAGTCCAATGAGAAAAATGGTACAACCATTTACTTTAAGCCAGATAATACCATTTTTAAGAATTATAGGTTCCTTCCAGACTATCTTGATGATTTATTCTGGAACTATGCTTACTTAAACTCTGGTTTAACTTTAAAGCTAAATCAGAAAAGCTACCTATCTAAAAATGGTCTTAAAGACTTATTAGAAAGAAAAACCAACGCAGAGCAGATCAGATATCCTATCATTCACTTTAGAGGTGAAGATATCGAATTTGCATTTACTCACGCGAATCAATATGGAGAGAACTACCACTCTTTTGTTAACGGTCAGAATACCACTCAAGGCGGTACTCACCTTTCTGCATTTAGAGAGGCGATCGTAAAAACAGTACGTGATTTCTTCGGAAAAAACTTTGATGCTGCAGATATTAGAGCATCAATTGTGGCGGCTGTAGCGGTAAGAGTTCAAGAACCTGTTTTCGAATCTCAAACGAAAACAAAATTAGGTTCTACTCATATTGGTCCTGATGGCCCTACCCTTCGTACTTTTGTAAACGATTTCGTAAGCAAAGTCTTAGACGATTTCTTACACAAAAACACTGAGGTAGCGCAAGCTTTATTAAAGCGTATCCAACAATCTGAAAGAGAAAGAAAGGAAATCGCTGGTGTAAAGAAAATTGCCAACGAAAGAGCAAAGAAAGCCAATCTTCATAATAAGAAATTAAGAGACTGTCGTCTTCACTTTAACGATAAGAAAGGTGAGGAAGAGTCGAAAAGAAATACCACTTTATTCATTACCGAAGGTGATTCTGCATCGGGTAGTATCACAAAATCTCGTAATGTTCAGAGTCAGGCCGTATTTAGTTTGAGAGGTAAACCGTTAAACTCTTTCGGATTAACGAAGAAGGTCGTTTACGAAAACGAAGAATTCAACCTCCTCCAACATGCCTTGAACATTGAGGACGGAATTGATGGATTAAGATACAATAGAATCGTTATCGCTACCGATGCCGATGTCGATGGTATGCACATCCGTCTATTGATCTTAACATTCTTCCTTCAGTTCTTCCCTGATCTTGTAGAAAAAGGACATATCTATATCTTGGAAACTCCTCTATTTAGAGTTAGAAACAAGAAGAAAACGATTTACTGTTACTCTGAAGAAGAGAAACAAAAAGCAGTAAGTGAATTAGGCAGTAAGCCAGAAATCACTCGATTTAAGGGATTGGGTGAGATTTCTCCTGACGAATTCGGTGGTTTTATTGGTGATGATATCCGTCTTGATCCTGTGATCCTTAGTGAGGACAGTAATATCAAAGATTTACTGTCGTACTATATGGGTAAAAATACAATGGATCGTCAGAAATTCATTATCAACAACCTTAGAGTAGAGAAAGACGAAGTAGAGGCAGAAGCATAA
- a CDS encoding C40 family peptidase encodes MKTTTTIILLLGLTSFISCDSSNESQSNNEEQEATITIKKEEVKKSSTTTTSTSEKTQNDKAETAVEMARSLVGTPYKSAGTSKNGIDASALTMLSWEAAGVKLARISQEQARQGKKVATEDAQPGDLVFFSTQKGSSRVSNCGIITKKTAQGFNFIYTSSKDGVKETAFSPYWKDRLVVIKRVG; translated from the coding sequence ATGAAAACAACAACGACTATTATCCTACTGTTAGGACTAACTTCTTTTATCTCTTGTGATTCATCTAATGAATCACAATCAAATAATGAGGAACAAGAAGCAACTATAACCATCAAAAAAGAAGAAGTTAAAAAATCTTCTACTACAACAACTTCTACATCAGAAAAAACACAGAACGACAAAGCTGAAACAGCAGTAGAAATGGCTCGTTCTTTAGTAGGTACTCCGTATAAAAGTGCTGGAACATCAAAAAATGGAATTGATGCTAGTGCACTTACAATGCTATCTTGGGAAGCTGCAGGTGTAAAATTAGCTCGTATATCTCAAGAACAAGCTAGACAAGGTAAAAAGGTAGCAACAGAAGATGCTCAACCTGGTGACTTGGTTTTCTTTTCTACTCAAAAGGGAAGCAGCCGTGTGAGCAACTGTGGAATTATTACTAAGAAAACTGCACAAGGATTTAACTTCATCTACACTTCTTCTAAAGACGGTGTAAAGGAAACTGCTTTCTCTCCTTACTGGAAAGATAGATTGGTGGTGATTAAGAGAGTGGGTTAG
- a CDS encoding C40 family peptidase, with protein sequence MSTKRLYYFFFFISLTTLTSCQWGKQYTYATRQDRLTEVEKREAAALGISSTTPSNQQESSDELPTMTTTEEGVKNISAAGKAKTALKTAWSYKGVKYKIGGTTKKGMDCSGLMLVSWQSANIQLPRTSQEQSKTGKYVAFASLKPGDLVFFTGPGSNYIKHVGMISKVENGRKYFIHASTSKGVREDEISDIYWKKYYKLGRRVH encoded by the coding sequence ATGAGCACTAAACGCTTATATTATTTCTTTTTTTTTATTAGTCTTACTACACTAACTTCATGTCAGTGGGGAAAACAATATACCTACGCCACTAGACAAGATCGGTTAACTGAGGTGGAGAAAAGGGAAGCAGCGGCTTTGGGAATCTCAAGCACTACACCTTCCAACCAACAAGAGTCTTCGGATGAACTTCCTACCATGACTACTACAGAAGAAGGAGTAAAGAATATTTCGGCTGCCGGAAAAGCAAAGACAGCTTTAAAAACTGCTTGGTCTTATAAAGGGGTGAAATACAAAATTGGTGGAACGACTAAAAAAGGAATGGACTGTAGCGGTTTGATGTTGGTATCTTGGCAGTCGGCCAACATACAATTACCAAGAACCTCCCAAGAACAATCTAAAACAGGAAAATATGTCGCTTTCGCTAGTCTAAAGCCTGGTGATCTCGTTTTCTTTACTGGGCCAGGATCAAACTATATCAAACATGTAGGGATGATTTCTAAAGTAGAAAACGGAAGAAAATATTTTATTCATGCAAGCACAAGTAAAGGAGTGAGAGAGGATGAAATATCAGATATATATTGGAAAAAATATTATAAACTCGGCAGAAGAGTACATTAA
- the rnc gene encoding ribonuclease III yields MFLGKLLKRWVSSYNDQEKELARVVRQITGRKPFNIKLYHLAMQHTSVAFESGAIKGFKESNERLEYLGDAVLGSVVAEYLFKRYPYKDEGFLTEIRSRIVNRESLNRLAVKIGLSQMVAFEGRKNSALSHKSIYGDAMEAFIGAIYLDRGFHFTRRFIIHKLLMRHYDIEEIIETTTNFKSLIIEWAQKNSKAVEFTVSKQGGKDGKQFKVNLLIDGDVQAEGAGYSKKKAEQDAARKTCENLTLI; encoded by the coding sequence ATGTTTTTAGGAAAACTCTTAAAACGATGGGTGTCCTCTTATAATGATCAGGAGAAAGAATTGGCAAGAGTGGTTCGACAGATCACTGGCAGAAAACCGTTCAACATTAAGCTTTATCATTTAGCAATGCAACATACTTCTGTTGCTTTCGAAAGTGGAGCGATAAAAGGATTTAAAGAATCCAATGAACGTCTAGAGTATCTTGGTGATGCCGTACTTGGTTCGGTGGTTGCTGAATATTTATTTAAAAGATACCCCTATAAAGACGAAGGTTTTCTAACAGAAATTCGATCACGTATTGTAAACAGAGAATCATTAAACCGTTTAGCTGTAAAAATCGGTTTAAGTCAGATGGTGGCTTTCGAAGGAAGAAAAAATTCGGCCTTAAGTCACAAATCGATCTATGGAGATGCAATGGAAGCTTTTATTGGTGCCATTTATCTAGATAGAGGTTTTCATTTCACAAGACGTTTCATCATTCATAAGCTCCTAATGAGACATTATGATATTGAGGAAATTATCGAAACCACTACCAATTTTAAAAGTCTTATTATTGAGTGGGCACAGAAAAACAGTAAAGCTGTAGAGTTTACTGTATCAAAGCAAGGTGGTAAAGACGGTAAGCAGTTTAAAGTAAATCTTCTTATTGATGGTGATGTCCAAGCAGAAGGTGCTGGATATAGTAAGAAGAAAGCAGAACAAGATGCTGCCCGTAAAACTTGCGAAAATCTAACTCTAATATAG
- the fabF gene encoding beta-ketoacyl-ACP synthase II, which produces MKPRRVVITGIGAITPLGNSVEEYWNNLEKGVSGAAPITKFDASKFKTQFACEVKGFDAKEYIDRKELRKMDLVSQYGVAVAKQAIDDSNLDLESVDRNRFGVIWGSGIGGLKSFQDEVTSFANGDGTPRFNPFFIPKMIPDLIPGHISMTWGLKGPNFTTVSACASATNAMVDAFNYIRFGISDLFVTGGSEAAVCEAGIGGFNALRALSTRNDSPSSASRPFDATRDGFVLGEGAGAFIFEEYEHAKARGAKIYAEVIGGGMTADAYHMTAPHPEGEGSSRVMAEAIKDAGITPEDVDYINVHGTSTPLGDIGEVNAIKKVFGESAYNVSISSTKSMTGHLLGAAGAVEALACLMSIERGVIPPTINFETPDENLDSKLDCTFNEAKKRDVNIALSNTFGFGGHNFSVIFKKVTD; this is translated from the coding sequence ATGAAACCTAGAAGAGTTGTTATTACCGGTATTGGTGCGATTACACCACTTGGTAATAGTGTCGAAGAATACTGGAATAATCTAGAGAAAGGTGTTAGCGGTGCTGCACCTATCACTAAATTCGACGCTTCAAAATTCAAAACACAATTTGCATGCGAAGTGAAAGGCTTCGATGCTAAGGAGTATATTGACAGAAAAGAATTGCGTAAAATGGACTTGGTAAGCCAATATGGTGTTGCTGTAGCCAAACAAGCAATTGATGATTCTAATTTAGATCTTGAATCTGTTGATAGAAACCGCTTTGGCGTAATTTGGGGTTCTGGTATTGGTGGACTTAAGTCTTTCCAAGACGAGGTAACTTCATTTGCCAACGGAGACGGTACTCCAAGATTTAACCCTTTTTTCATTCCTAAGATGATCCCTGATTTAATTCCTGGACATATTTCTATGACTTGGGGATTAAAAGGACCAAACTTCACAACTGTATCAGCTTGTGCATCGGCAACAAACGCCATGGTAGATGCATTCAACTATATCCGTTTTGGTATTTCTGACCTATTCGTAACAGGTGGTTCAGAGGCAGCGGTTTGCGAAGCTGGTATCGGTGGTTTTAATGCTTTAAGAGCATTATCTACTAGAAACGATTCTCCGTCATCTGCTTCTAGACCTTTTGATGCCACTAGAGATGGTTTTGTACTTGGCGAAGGTGCTGGTGCATTCATCTTTGAAGAATATGAGCATGCAAAAGCTAGAGGTGCTAAAATCTATGCTGAAGTAATTGGTGGTGGTATGACTGCAGATGCTTACCATATGACGGCTCCACATCCGGAAGGAGAAGGATCTAGCCGTGTTATGGCAGAAGCAATTAAAGATGCAGGCATTACGCCAGAAGATGTAGATTACATCAACGTTCACGGTACTTCTACACCACTTGGTGATATTGGTGAAGTGAATGCTATCAAAAAAGTATTTGGCGAGTCTGCTTACAATGTAAGTATCTCATCTACAAAATCTATGACAGGTCACTTATTAGGTGCTGCTGGAGCTGTAGAAGCCTTAGCTTGTTTAATGTCTATTGAAAGAGGTGTTATTCCTCCGACAATCAACTTCGAAACTCCTGATGAAAATCTTGATTCGAAATTGGATTGTACATTCAATGAGGCTAAGAAACGTGATGTAAATATTGCATTATCAAACACATTCGGATTTGGTGGTCATAACTTCTCTGTGATTTTCAAGAAAGTTACAGACTAA
- a CDS encoding acyl carrier protein, translated as MSEIAEKVKQIIVDKLGVEESDVTPEASFTNDLGADSLDTVELIMEFEKEFNTSIPDDKAESITTVGHAIAYLEDNVN; from the coding sequence ATGTCCGAAATTGCAGAAAAAGTAAAACAAATTATCGTTGATAAGTTAGGTGTTGAGGAGTCAGATGTTACTCCTGAGGCTAGCTTCACAAACGACTTAGGTGCAGACTCACTTGACACTGTTGAGTTAATCATGGAATTCGAAAAAGAATTCAACACTTCAATTCCTGATGATAAAGCAGAAAGCATCACAACTGTAGGTCACGCGATCGCATACCTTGAGGACAACGTAAACTAA
- a CDS encoding phage holin family protein, which yields MSKRSSIRNRIFTEEEQAFQKERFDKIIQSFVKLIETYAKLFSIELKTGLSGMLALLAIFTVLLTFMTLAFCFFALAFALFVNYIFSWPPFAGFSIVGVFCLVIFGVIIANTGRIRQQFLILIDQAIDHINEENQV from the coding sequence ATGTCGAAGAGGAGCTCTATAAGGAATAGAATTTTTACTGAAGAGGAACAAGCGTTTCAGAAAGAACGGTTTGATAAGATTATTCAGTCTTTTGTAAAGTTGATAGAGACTTATGCCAAATTATTTAGTATTGAGTTAAAAACTGGGTTATCGGGCATGTTGGCTTTATTGGCCATCTTTACTGTTCTATTGACCTTTATGACTTTAGCTTTCTGCTTTTTTGCTTTGGCTTTTGCCCTTTTTGTAAATTATATCTTCTCCTGGCCTCCCTTTGCAGGATTCAGTATAGTAGGTGTTTTCTGCTTGGTGATATTTGGTGTAATTATCGCCAATACGGGTCGCATTCGTCAACAGTTCTTGATTTTAATTGATCAGGCTATTGACCATATCAATGAAGAAAATCAAGTGTAG
- a CDS encoding caspase family protein — translation MLKSIAHTLFLLLCFSVNVFSQQIHLTLSQGHVGEVIEMAISDDAKLLATVGEDGSLKLWNTDEKRLLDTIFPHEYGVSTLCFSNDNKYLATAGKDRSVKVWSLEDRKLLYQYDSLDYDIVEMRFVQGYLLFINKGGMIYRFDWQKIKSTPDGLEVKANFGNFSSINYNREIKWLGAGYMNGMVGLWRGYDRPTIEEKLHDDWVSDIDFVPEDSLVISASWDKTIKVWDANNRKVVCTLKSPDNTPFIDIVYAPYFKILCVKTQTDRVYFYKVNNGIIEDEPVGIKDDMLLMKFTKDRRFAAFTHRDGSFSLWSLHKNQKSFVEVNWRPQASYPKCALLDPNSSEVSIGLSNGKIQIWRPKVNTTSIVFQAHEGSINALSYNTVKQTHTTAGSDSLLKIWNNRGQNLHTTKLNFVVKSMKNVPLNNHDCIGGDDGGVYLFNDITQNLRKLYDHNRDIIEVSVSNSGRFISSISSDRSLKIYDFRVNKVVFSDFISDVQLQDVSFNETDGLLLVGGKHHLFLFDAVTFKLIKKVETDAPIQTISYLNKSDLWLIGKLSGEIVLMNDSLEKQVNQFDFTSIPMVTLLPFEKQDVFFTVRRDMSLDLMDVYQEEPMGKLIVTDDGDWVLKHVTGLFDVGDLNMENIYYVYGNETIDFDQLKDMYWEPGLGQELIERQELRKVPSLSDLKLYPDAEVEQKDKTLWIHLNDRGGGVGTVSLFINNKEVIHDLKDVATIEQKDNKEYYKVPISMLEGNLMDGKNNEISVIATNQENTLSGRGLKLQYKGKDVELEVPPTLYAIVVGVSNYRGRLLDLRYASKDAQAVAEVIEDGSENLFGIQNTDIQLISSDVEDNLPSKENIRKAFKNVSNKANSSDVLFVFLAGHGTVGDNEDGGKDFYFLTKDMVNSDIKDHHIRTNYSINGSELMEWIKEIPISKQVFVIDACHAGSFSTNQIVSRDDNEEGLKKRALEKIRSRTGMFMLSGASADKVSYESSILKHGLLTYSLLDYMKFGALNEGKFVDVQNLFTYAIDKVPELADDMQGEQQPEYRMPRGAGSFYIGELATDDRKKIILSLQKNRIADINFEEEKTWIDQKEIEKKFVEKIILNDEEYPFYYQKGAEGTDVYELKGRYKVGKKGIKLNYRLISEDKLIGEWEITAENEGGIVDQVINQMLLLFDENQ, via the coding sequence ATGCTCAAAAGTATTGCACATACGCTTTTTCTACTACTGTGCTTTTCAGTCAATGTATTCAGTCAGCAAATACACCTAACACTATCTCAAGGTCATGTGGGAGAGGTCATCGAAATGGCCATTTCTGATGATGCTAAATTATTGGCTACAGTGGGTGAAGATGGCTCTTTAAAACTATGGAACACAGACGAAAAAAGACTACTTGATACCATTTTTCCACATGAATATGGAGTGTCTACGCTTTGTTTTTCGAACGATAATAAATACCTGGCAACTGCAGGTAAAGATCGTTCTGTAAAAGTATGGAGCTTAGAGGATAGAAAACTTCTTTATCAATACGATTCCTTGGATTACGATATTGTCGAAATGCGATTTGTACAAGGATACCTGCTATTTATAAATAAAGGAGGCATGATCTATCGTTTCGATTGGCAAAAAATTAAATCAACGCCAGACGGCTTGGAAGTGAAAGCCAATTTTGGCAACTTCTCCTCCATAAATTATAATAGAGAAATTAAGTGGTTAGGAGCAGGTTATATGAATGGTATGGTTGGGTTATGGAGAGGGTATGACCGACCAACGATAGAGGAAAAATTACACGACGATTGGGTATCTGATATCGACTTCGTACCAGAAGATTCTTTAGTGATTTCGGCCTCTTGGGACAAAACCATTAAAGTATGGGATGCGAATAATCGAAAAGTGGTATGTACTTTAAAATCACCTGATAATACTCCATTTATTGATATTGTCTACGCACCTTATTTCAAGATTTTATGTGTAAAAACACAAACCGATAGAGTATATTTCTATAAAGTAAACAATGGGATTATCGAAGATGAACCTGTTGGTATTAAGGATGATATGCTATTAATGAAGTTTACTAAAGACCGACGATTTGCCGCATTCACCCACAGGGATGGAAGTTTTTCGTTGTGGTCTTTGCATAAAAATCAAAAGTCCTTTGTAGAAGTAAATTGGAGGCCTCAAGCCAGTTATCCTAAATGTGCTTTGCTGGATCCTAACTCTTCAGAAGTGTCCATCGGTTTATCGAACGGAAAAATTCAAATTTGGCGTCCCAAGGTAAATACAACATCAATCGTGTTTCAAGCCCATGAAGGAAGCATCAACGCTTTATCGTACAATACAGTGAAGCAAACGCATACCACCGCTGGCTCAGATAGCTTATTAAAAATATGGAATAATCGAGGACAAAATCTTCATACTACTAAACTCAATTTTGTAGTGAAATCAATGAAGAATGTCCCTCTAAATAATCATGATTGTATTGGTGGAGATGATGGGGGAGTTTACCTTTTTAACGATATCACTCAGAACTTAAGAAAGCTCTATGATCATAATAGAGATATAATAGAAGTAAGCGTTTCTAATAGTGGGCGTTTTATATCAAGTATAAGTAGCGATCGTTCCTTAAAAATCTATGACTTTAGAGTGAACAAAGTTGTATTCTCTGATTTTATAAGTGATGTACAATTACAAGATGTATCATTTAATGAAACAGACGGGCTACTATTAGTGGGGGGGAAACATCATTTGTTTCTTTTTGATGCTGTGACTTTTAAACTGATTAAAAAAGTAGAAACTGATGCACCTATACAAACCATCAGTTACCTAAATAAATCAGACCTTTGGCTCATTGGTAAGCTTTCGGGAGAGATTGTATTGATGAATGATTCCTTGGAAAAACAAGTCAACCAATTTGACTTCACTTCGATTCCAATGGTGACTTTATTGCCCTTCGAAAAGCAAGATGTTTTCTTCACGGTAAGAAGAGACATGAGTTTGGATTTAATGGATGTGTATCAAGAAGAACCTATGGGTAAACTGATTGTGACCGATGATGGTGATTGGGTACTCAAACATGTTACCGGACTATTTGATGTTGGCGATCTGAATATGGAAAATATCTATTATGTCTACGGTAACGAAACCATCGATTTTGATCAATTAAAAGATATGTATTGGGAGCCCGGATTGGGACAGGAACTTATCGAAAGACAAGAATTAAGAAAGGTACCATCGTTAAGCGATTTAAAATTATATCCTGATGCCGAGGTGGAGCAAAAAGATAAAACCCTATGGATTCATCTTAATGATAGAGGAGGAGGAGTAGGTACAGTGTCACTTTTTATTAATAATAAGGAAGTGATTCATGACCTTAAAGATGTTGCCACTATAGAACAAAAAGATAATAAGGAGTATTATAAGGTACCCATTTCGATGCTCGAAGGTAATTTGATGGATGGTAAGAATAATGAAATCTCTGTGATTGCCACAAACCAAGAAAATACCTTGTCGGGAAGGGGACTGAAGCTACAATACAAAGGGAAAGATGTCGAATTGGAAGTGCCACCAACTTTATATGCTATTGTTGTTGGGGTATCAAATTATAGGGGACGATTACTTGATTTAAGATATGCATCTAAAGACGCTCAAGCCGTAGCTGAGGTAATTGAGGATGGGTCAGAAAATCTATTCGGCATTCAAAATACAGATATCCAATTGATATCGTCTGATGTGGAAGATAACCTTCCATCAAAAGAAAATATTAGGAAAGCATTTAAAAATGTATCCAATAAGGCGAATTCATCAGATGTTTTGTTTGTCTTTTTGGCTGGACATGGAACGGTTGGGGATAATGAAGATGGGGGGAAAGACTTTTATTTCCTCACAAAAGATATGGTCAACTCCGATATCAAAGATCATCATATCAGAACAAATTACTCTATTAATGGATCCGAACTGATGGAGTGGATCAAAGAGATTCCGATTAGTAAGCAAGTCTTTGTGATTGATGCTTGTCATGCCGGTTCCTTTTCGACAAATCAGATTGTTTCTAGAGACGATAACGAAGAAGGGTTGAAAAAGCGTGCCTTAGAGAAAATCCGTTCTAGAACAGGTATGTTTATGTTGTCGGGAGCATCAGCAGATAAAGTAAGCTACGAGTCGTCTATTTTAAAACATGGACTGCTTACGTATTCACTTTTGGATTACATGAAATTCGGTGCCCTAAACGAAGGGAAATTTGTGGATGTTCAAAACCTATTTACCTATGCGATTGACAAAGTGCCTGAATTGGCCGATGATATGCAAGGCGAGCAACAACCCGAATATAGAATGCCAAGAGGAGCAGGTAGTTTTTACATAGGAGAATTGGCTACCGATGATCGAAAAAAGATCATACTATCTCTTCAAAAAAATAGAATTGCCGATATAAATTTTGAGGAGGAGAAGACATGGATAGATCAAAAGGAGATAGAAAAGAAGTTTGTAGAGAAGATCATTTTAAACGATGAAGAGTATCCTTTTTATTATCAAAAAGGAGCGGAAGGAACAGATGTATACGAATTAAAAGGACGATATAAAGTAGGTAAAAAAGGAATCAAGTTAAACTATCGTTTAATTTCTGAGGATAAGCTGATAGGAGAATGGGAGATAACCGCTGAAAATGAGGGAGGTATAGTCGATCAGGTAATCAATCAAATGCTCTTATTATTTGATGAAAACCAGTGA